One window of the Eriocheir sinensis breed Jianghai 21 chromosome 59, ASM2467909v1, whole genome shotgun sequence genome contains the following:
- the LOC126985485 gene encoding protein charybde-like — protein sequence MAHLKVLTPGESNLVDLLGPLPTEEGLVDDDVEALEVDEEMLDDPVEVRAWAAMRRRVEEEIKLNTHNSIVYPPHLLDQVAEHVLELSKDEPCGLRGCVLFVVYQDPELGEQQLAKMKADRNMPSTHLLVLKLKADPTSWYTKMARIFRSLGKRKMVVSPKYELLKKNFYDDPQVLMVQ from the exons ATGGCACACCTCAAGGTTCTTACCCCAGGGGAATCCAACCTAGTGGATCTCCTCGGCCCACTCCCAACAGAAGAAG ggCTAGTGGATGATGATGTGGAGGCActggaggtggacgaggagatgCTTGATGACCCCGTGGAGGTGCGGGCGTGGGCGGCGATGAGgcggagggtggaggaggagatcaaaCTCAACACCCACAACTCCATCGTGTACCCCCCACACCTCCTCGACCAGGTGGCAGAACACGTACTCGAGCTTTCCAAGGACGAGCCGTGTGGACTGAG AGGCTGCGTGCTCTTCGTCGTGTATCAAGACCCTGAACTTGGTGAACAGCAGTTGGCCAAGATGAAGGCTGACAGGAACATGCCCTCCACCCACCTTCTCGTCCTCAAACTCAAGGCAGACCCCACCTCCTGGTACACCAAGATGGCCAGAATCTTCAG GTCATTGGGCAAGAGGAAAATGGTGGTGTCTCCCAAATACGAGTTGCTGAAGAAGAACTTTTATGATGACCCACAAGTCTTGATGGTTCAGTAG